CAGGTCCGGCTCGCGCGTCGCGAGGTTGGCCACGGCCGCCGCTTCGGCGCCGTAGGTGGCGACGAGGTGGTCCGCAACGTCCCGGTCCTGTCCTCCCTTCACCAACTCGTCGGCCAGCTGAGCGAAGTCGGCTACCTCCCCTCCCGGCAGCGCCTCGCGGTCGGTCGGCGCGCTGGATGGCACGCGTCGCCCGTCGAGGTGTCGCAGGCGCTTCGAAACGGCATTCACGAGTTCCGCCGCCATCGAGCGGTACGTAGTGAGCTTGCCTCCAGCGATAGTGAGGAGCCCGCTCGCGCTCTCGACTATGCGATGCTCGCGCGGCACGGCGGCAGTGGACGCGCCGCCGTCCGCGAGCAGCGGCCGAAGCCCGGCCCACGCGGCGAGCACATCCGCGGTCTGGAGCCGCGCGTTCGGGAATACGGCGTTGGCCGAACGGAGCAGGTAGGTGATGTCGTCCGGGTCGGCGGCGACGTCGTCCGGCGAGCAGTCGGTGTCCGTGTCCGTCGTGCCGACTATCGTCACGTCGCCCCACGGGAGGACGAACATCACCCGCCCGTCGATGGGCGAGGTGAGCGTCACCGCGCCGGCGTTCCCGATCCGCGCCCTCGGCACCGCGATGTGGGCGCCCTTGGTGAGCCTCAACAGTGGCGCGGCACTCGGTTCGTCGAGTCTCCGGAGTGCGTCGGTCCACGGGCCGGTCGCGTTGACCACCACGGAGGCGCGAACGGTGATCTGTTCGCCCGTGAAGACGTCTTCGAGCGTGGCGCCACGGACGCGTCCGCCGGCTTTCTCAAGCGCGGTGACCCGAACGTAGTTCGCGGCGAGGGCGCCGTGCCGGTGGGCGGAGCGCACGTTGGCCAGAACGAGCCGGGCGTCGTCGCACTGGGCGTCGTAGTAGAGGGCGCCGCCGGTGAGGTCCTGGTCGCGGATCTGCGGCTCGATCTCGAGCACGCGGCGGCGCG
The window above is part of the Gemmatimonadales bacterium genome. Proteins encoded here:
- a CDS encoding glycerol-3-phosphate dehydrogenase/oxidase codes for the protein MEQLFSAETRRASLAALAGQPVDLLVIGGGITGAGIARDAAMRGIGTALVDAGDFGHGTSSRSSRLIHGGLRYLEHGWLHLVFEASRERRTLLRIAPHLVKPRAFTFPVHRGSRVRRWEISAAVWLYDLLAMFRNVHLHRLLSRRRVLEIEPQIRDQDLTGGALYYDAQCDDARLVLANVRSAHRHGALAANYVRVTALEKAGGRVRGATLEDVFTGEQITVRASVVVNATGPWTDALRRLDEPSAAPLLRLTKGAHIAVPRARIGNAGAVTLTSPIDGRVMFVLPWGDVTIVGTTDTDTDCSPDDVAADPDDITYLLRSANAVFPNARLQTADVLAAWAGLRPLLADGGASTAAVPREHRIVESASGLLTIAGGKLTTYRSMAAELVNAVSKRLRHLDGRRVPSSAPTDREALPGGEVADFAQLADELVKGGQDRDVADHLVATYGAEAAAVANLATREPDLALPLLDGWPLLRADVVYQARREMAMTVSDVLVRRTHLFHRHPTQAVEVAPLVSRLLARELGWDAGREAGSVAQYLAEVARMRQAFTPAAST